A genome region from Magnolia sinica isolate HGM2019 chromosome 8, MsV1, whole genome shotgun sequence includes the following:
- the LOC131254040 gene encoding U-box domain-containing protein 1-like: METAAPTMATGFLPSASLVEALIHISHEVTCMDRLPYIHARNTASTIRRIKLLSSLFEDIREAKSPLPPSSILCLTELFSTIRRTKALIQECAARSALWNLMQAELVSRQFYALAVEMGRALDILPLSLIEVTGDVREQVELLHKQARRAQLFLDPNDRRRREELFQVMAHSNSKDLGIDCKKVEEIMIGLGLRRVSDYKEEILRLEAEIQKQAGTGGLIVISNINNLISLVTYSKSMIFGEDGNGAIEEDAGKHSMAHQRKLDRSLSSYLLALSVPDEFRCPISLDLMRDPVIVATGHTYDRSSIAQWINSGHHTCPKSGQKLIHTALIPNFALKSLIHQWCHDNHVPLGDDEFPSTSSETESSGRKSSAARAVDHISAMKSAVEAIKMTADFLVGKLATGSPEIQRQAAFELRLLAKSGMDNRRIIAEAGAIPFLVTLLSTHDPRTQENAVTALLNLSILDKNKVLIMEAGAIDGIVDVLQMGKSMEARENAAAAIFSLSMVDECKVMIGAHPKAILALVGLLKEGTTTGKRDAATAIFNLAVYNANKVSVVDAGAVPLLINLLMDDKAGITDDALALLMLLSACGEGLKEIRENRVVGSILVDLMRFGSPKGKENSVAVLLGMCRNGGEEMARRLLINPRSIPSLQSLASDGSPKARRKADSLLRLLNRYCSQSHHA; the protein is encoded by the coding sequence ATGGAAACAGCTGCACCTACAATGGCTACTGGCTTCCTCCCATCAGCTTCTCTAGTAGAAGCCCTTATTCACATCTCCCATGAGGTCACATGCATGGACAGGCTCCCATACATACACGCCCGCAACACAGCCTCCACGATACGCAGAATCAAGCTCTTATCGTCGCTCTTTGAAGATATTCGGGAGGCGAAGAGCCCGCTTCCACCGTCTTCTATCTTGTGTCTCACCGAGCTCTTCTCGACGATCCGACGGACCAAGGCTCTCATACAAGAATGCGCAGCCAGGAGTGCGCTGTGGAACCTTATGCAGGCGGAGCTCGTCTCAAGACAGTTCTATGCTTTGGCGGTGGAGATGGGGCGGGCTCTTGATATCCTACCGTTGAGTTTGATCGAAGTAACGGGGGATGTTAGAGAGCAGGTTGAGCTTCTTCACAAGCAGGCTAGACGGGCCCAGCTGTTCTTGGACCCCAATGATCGACGGCGAAGAGAAGAGCTGTTTCAGGTGATGGCCCATAGCAACAGTAAAGACCTCGGTATTGATTGCAAGAAGGTGGAGGAGATCATGATTGGCCTTGGATTGAGAAGAGTGTCGGATTATAAAGAAGAAATCCTACGGTTGGAAGCGGAAATTCAGAAGCAAGCAGGCACCGGTGGCCTAATTGTGATATCCAACATCAACAATCTGATCTCCCTTGTTACATACTCAAAATCCATGATCTTTGGTGAGGATGGTAACGGCGCAATTGAAGAAGATGCGGGAAAACACTCCATGGCCCACCAGCGGAAGCTTGACCGTTCGTTGTCTTCGTATCTATTGGCACTGAGTGTCCCTGATGAGTTTCGATGCCCGATTTCTCTTGACTTGATGAGAGATCCTGTGATTGTGGCAACAGGACACACTTATGACCGGAGTTCGATCGCACAATGGATCAACTCAGGCCACCACACATGTCCGAAAAGTGGGCAGAAGCTGATTCACACAGCTCTCATACCCAATTTTGCACTGAAGAGCTTGATACATCAATGGTGTCATGACAACCATGTACCGTTGGGCGATGATGAATTTCCATCGACATCATCTGAAACAGAAAGTAGTGGGAGGAAATCATCCGCGGCAAGGGCTGTTGATCACATATCAGCCATGAAATCGGCTGTGGAAGCTATCAAGATGACGGCAGACTTTCTAGTGGGAAAATTGGCAACTGGGTCTCCGGAGATCCAACGGCAGGCAGCTTTCGAGCTACGGTTGCTAGCTAAATCTGGCATGGACAACCGCCGTATCATCGCTGAGGCGGGTGCGATCCCATTTCTGGTGACGTTACTCAGCACCCACGATCCGAGGACTCAAGAAAATGCGGTTACTGCGTTACTCAACCTCTCCATCCTGGATAAGAACAAGGTTCTCATAATGGAGGCTGGGGCGATCGATGGCATCGTAGATGTATTGCAGATGGGGAAGAGCATGGAGGCAAGGGAGAATGCAGCGGCAGCGATCTTCAGCTTGTCGATGGTAGACGAGTGCAAGGTGATGATTGGGGCCCACCCCAAAGCGATCCTAGCATTGGTAGGGCTCCTCAAGGAGGGGACTACTACTGGGAAGAGGGATGCCGCAACGGCGATCTTCAACCTCGCTGTCTATAACGCCAACAAGGTGAGTGTTGTGGATGCAGGCGCAGTCCCTTTGCTCATCAACCTCTTGATGGACGACAAGGCCGGGATCACTGACGATGCGTTGGCCTTGCTGATGCTTTTGTCAGCATGCGGGGAAGGATTGAAAGAGATTAGGGAGAATagagtggtggggtccattttggtTGATCTGATGAGGTTTGGGTCTCCCAAGGGGAAAGAGAATTCAGTAGCAGTGTTGTTGGGGATGTGCAGGAATGGAGGAGAGGAGATGGCCAGGCGTTTGTTGATAAATCCACGTAGCATTCCTTCTCTTCAGAGCTTGGCTTCTGATGGGAGTCCTAAAGCAAGAAGGAAGGCAGATTCACTTCTAAGATTACTCAACAGATATTGTTCTCAATCCCACCATGCATAG